AGATCATGAGTACTTTGAAGGCAGAGAAGGGAAGTAATACTGTCTCTGTAGTTTCTGTTGATATATATGAAAAGATAGTTCAGATTTCAACCAAGAGCGAGATAAAGACCAAGCAGATAAGAGTTCTTACCCCGGCTCAGACTCTTTTTGAAGGCGACAGGGACGTAAATATTGATACTAAGAGAAATGCAGATGAGAAGCCTTTTTATTATGTGTATGGTCTCATGGGAATAGAGGGGATATACAGTGATCCTGCTGAGGCAGTGAAACTTGCTTTTCGTTCTCCGGGAACTGTAGTAGGTGATAATAATAAATATGTTTGGATAAAAGGAAATCTTCTGAGATCCAATCAGAACATGTCAATAACAAGATCTGCGGAAATATATCCAAATATGACAAGTAAGGATCCTGTATCAGTATGTCTGGATCTGATACTTAATTATGAGGGTGTTAACAGAAATGTTGAATCGCTTCTTGCGGGCGGAGACAGTGTTTATCAGATACTTGAATCATCGCTCCCGGATGCAAGGATACTTGATCTTGATGGGTGCCCAATGTCAGCTATGTTGTATTATACCAACAAAGACATTCCTGTAATGGCTATGTTAAATGACGGTACAGCTGTTCTGATCATCGGTTTTAATGATCTTAATACGGTGTTGATGAATCCTACTACCGGCGCTGTATACAAATATGGAATGAATGATTCAGAGAAGCTTTTCGAAGAAAACGGTAATCATTTTATTACCTACATTATGGAGGAAGACTAATGGATAAATTTGAGTATTCTTTTATTGCTGATCCGGAAGTGTTTAAAGACAATGTGCTCCCTGCTCATGGAGATTTTGTGAGCTTTGCGACTGAGGATGAGCTTGCTGAGGGAGATACATCACTGAGGATTTCTTTAAACGGATTGTGGAAATTTCATTATGCCAAGAACTACAGAGCAGTAGTTCCTGGATTTGAAAAAGAGGATTATGACTGCGATTTCTGGGATGATATACATGTTCCTGCCCACATGCAGATGGAAGGCTATGACATTCCGGCCTATATAAATGTTCAGTATCCGTGGGATGGACATGAGAAGATAGAGCTTGGGCAGGTTCCGGAGGAGTTTAATCCTGTTGGAAGTTATGTTAAGTATTTTAATCTTCCTGTCCAGTGGAATGGACAGACAGTTCATGTGGTATTTGATGGCGTTGAAAGCGGCTATGCCCTCTGGCTCAATGGCCATTATGTCGGATATAGCGAAGACACATTTACTCCTTCAGAGTTTGATCTTACCCCTTTCTTAAAAGAGGGTGTAAATAAGCTGGCTGTTCAGGTGTTTAAGTGGACATCTTCAAGCTGGATGGAGGATCAGGATTTCTTTAGATTTTCAGGAATTTATAGAAATGTCTTTTTGCAGCTTATTCCATCAGCACATCTTGAGGACGTTAAGATCAGAACTCTTTTAAATGATGAGTTTACAGAGGCTGAGCTTGAGGTTACTTATAAGACTTCAGGACAGGGCAATCTGGAATACAAGCTTTATAGAAACAATCACCCTGTTGTATGGGGCAAAGTGGAACTACCTGGTGATCGCACGGAAAATGTGGTAAAAGACAAGGTGACATCTCCTATGTTGTGGAGTGCTGAGGATCCTCAACTCTATCAGCTTGTTATAAAAGTTACAGACGAGGATGGAAATGTTCTCGAAGTAGTTAGCCAGAATGTTGGCTTTAGGCGCTTTGAAATGAAAGATGGCCTTATGCTGATAAACGGCAAGCGAATTGTGTTTAAGGGTGTCAACAGACATGAATTTTCCTGCGATAGCGGACGTGTTGTTTCTTATGAAGATACACTCAAAGACATAATCACAATGAAAAGAAATAATATAAATGCCATAAGAACCAGTCATTATCAGAATTCTGCGGCTATTTATGAACTTTGCGATATTTACGGCTTATATATGATTGCCGAGAATAACTTGGAGTCACATGGAAGCTGGTCACATCTTGGAAATGAGGCAGCAATTCCCTATGCAATTCCGGGCAGCAGAGAGAACTGCATGGAGATGATGCTTGATAGGATCAATTCCACATATCAGCTTGATAAGAACCATCCTTCAGTGCTTATATGGTCTATCGGAAATGAGTCTCACGGAGGCAAAGTTCCTTATGAGATGTCTCAGTTGTTCAGAAAACTTGATCCTGACAGGCTTGTACACTACGAAGGAATCTGTCATGACAGAACTTACAATGATACCAGTGACATGGAGAGCCAGATGTATCCTCCTGTTGTGGCTATTGAGAAGTTCCTCTCAGAGCACCCTGAGAAGCCTTTTATCTGCTGCGAGTATTCACATGCCATGGCTAACAGCATTGGCGGAATGTTCAAGTATACTGATCTTGCCGAAAGAGAACCCCGCTATCAGGGCGGATTTATCTGGGATTTCATAGATCAGACAATTAGGGCCAAGAACTGCTTTGGCGAAGATTATCAGGCCTATGGTGGAGACCATGGAGAGAGACCGACAGATTATAGCTTTAGTGGAAATGGTATCGTTAATTCTGATCGTGAACCTTATGCCAAGATGCAGGATGTTAAGTTCAACTATCAGAACATCAGGGTAACTGTAGAAAGAGACAAGGTTAAAGTTGTTAACAATTCTCTTTTCACAAATACAAGTGAGTACGATTGCCTGGTAATTCTTGAAAGAGACGGCAAGAAACTTCTTGAAAAGCACATGGCTACAGCTGTAGAGCCTCTTTCAGAAAAAGAGTATGAGCTTCCTGAGGCTATAACAGCAAGAATGTCAGTTATGGGAGTTGAAGGCTATAACGAAAACGGCCCATTCCCGCTTGATGAGTATGTTGTAACCGTTTCCTTCAGACTTCGCGATGATTCATTATGGGCAGAGAGAGGACACGAGGTAGCCTTTGGTCAGGGAGTGTTCAGACTTGCAGCTTCTACATCCATTTGCTGCGCACCGCTCAAGGTGATAAAGGGTGACTATAATATTGGCGTTAAGGGAAATCACTTTAGCGTAATGTTCTCAAGAGATAAGGGCAATATTACATCATATAATTATGGCGGAAAAGAGCTGATACAGGGGCTTGGACTTCCAAGACCAAACTTCTGGCGTGCTCCTGTAGAAAATGACAGGGGAAATAATCTGGCAGGAAGATATGCTCAGTGGAAGATTGCAAGTTCATACGCTTCAACAGCGCCTATTTATGAGGAATCTACAGGATATGTAAACGGCAGTATGGAAGAGAGGTGGCAGTATCCTAAGGTTATTGAGGATACGAACAGTGTCAGTGTAGTGTGCAAATTCTATCTTCCTACAACTCCTGCAGCATCTGTTCTTGTAACTTATACAGTTACAGGGGATGGACGAGTATGGATCAAAGAGGAATACGAGCCTGTTAAGGGACTTACTCCAATGCCTGAATTTGGTATGCTCTTTAGATTTAGTCCTGAGTTCAATAAGGTCGAGTATTACGGAAATGGCCCTATGGAGAATTATGTGGACAGGAACAGAGGAGCTAAGCTTGGAATATTCAATACTACAACCACAGAAGCTATGGAGAAGTATCTGCTTCCTGAGGAAACAGGAAACAGGACAGGAGTAAGATGGGCTAAGGTAACTGATAACAGGGGAAGAGGCCTGTTGTTCGAAGCACCGGATACCATGAATTTCAGCGCTATTCCATATTTGCCGGATGAACTGGAGGCAGCAGATCATCCTTATGAGCTTCCACGCGTAACCAAGACTATTGTACGCTGCAGTTGTATGCAGATGGGAATAGCGGGGGATGACACATGGGGAGCCAAGACACATCCTGAATTCCTGCTTCCAAACGATGAAAAGCTTACTTTTGTTATGAGCTTTAGAGGAATCTGATGATATTTTGAGAATGTGATTCCCAATGATAAATAGGAGGAGATTGGCATGAACGAGAACATTACAAAGAGAAATGAACTGTTGGCAAAAAAGGTTATTGCAGGGCTTGAGTCACGAAATATGTCAGGTTACTATGCAGCTGATAAAGAGGAAGCTCTTAAGAAGGCTCTTGAGCTTATACCTGAGGGCAGCAGTGTGACTATGGGCGGAGCTATGAGTGCTCATGAGATCGGACTTGTAGAAGCTGTTAAGAATGGCAATTACAACTTTATAGACAGAGAGACAGCTAAGACTCCTGAGGAAAAGAGAGCTGCGATGCTTAAAGGATACGATGCTGATGTATTCCTTGTAAGTGCCAATGCAATGACAGAAGATGGAGTGATCGTTAACATTGATGGTAATTCCAACAGGGTTTCTATGATAGCTCAGGGGCCCAAAAAGGTAGTATTTATTGTCGGCATGAACAAGATCTGCGATGACATTGACGGCGCTATGAAGAGAGCGAGAAATGTTGCTGCACCTATCAATGTACAGCGCTTTGGGCTTAATACACCGTGTGCCAAGACCGGTTCTTGCATGAATTGTAAATCTCCGGATACTATCTGCTGTCAGTTCCTCATAACACGCTTTTCAAGACACAAAGACAGAATTCATGTAATTCTTGTTAATGACAATCTTGGATTCTAAAACTACATCTTGTATTGTAAATATTGGCGGAGTGCTGTTTTGACGCACTCCGCAATTTTTAATATTGTACTTGAAGGAAAGATTCTGGTTCTTAGATGTTTTGACGGCTATTCGTCAACGCAGATAGGACAGCTGCTAGGACTTCCACCCGGAACAGTCAGAAGTAAATTACACGAAGCAAGAAAACATTTAAAGGATATGTTATAGGAGGAGAAAGATGAAGCTTAGGATCAATTGTGAAACTTGTGATGCCAGAAAAATCAATGAAGAGAATTACAAGGAATTTAGCCAGATCAAGATCTACACTGAGGAACTGCTTGTAGACGACAGGAGCAAAGAAGTGCTCAACAGACTTCCATTCAACATCAAGGCAGAGGAAGTAAGAAGCAAGGATCTGAGCGAGGATGGCCCAAACAAAAATATAAATATAAATGGAATTTATGAAATTACACCTGAATCAAGTGTAGCCGATGGAACAGCTATAGTGATAAATGGCGTGCTCAAGGTTGCGCCGGGCTCTCAGGAAGCACTTAAAAAGTTTAGCAGGATTACTGTAAACGGACTTATACTGTGCCCTAAGTCAATAGCAGCTCTTTTGCCTCTTCCGGGACTGACCATCAATGGAATGACCAAAGCTTACCCGGATGAATATGTTCTTCTTGAGAACAGGTACAAACTGGATAAGTATTTTCCTATGAGAGTGCCTGAAAATAGCGGATATTATGCCGCCAGTTTTATTTATGACTCAGATATTACAATTGATTTTGGCAAGCTTGTGGAAAAAAATATAAAGTTTTCCACAGAGAAGGTGTATATCAGAAAGAGCCACATTGAAACAGCAATTCCGCTATTTAATATAGAGGCTGAAATAGTTGAAATTCCTGATGATTGCAGCGTTGTTGTCGCTGATCAGAATGAGATTGATTCAAACTTTGTTGATACTAACGGGGAGAGTCTTTATATTATCGGAAATGTACATATCTCTGCGAGCAACAAAGAAGCTCTTGGAAGAATCAAATCACTTATCGTAGAAGGCAACATTACTGCTGATGCTGATTGTGAGCAGATGTTAAAAGAGATATATGTTCAATGCGACAAGCTTATTATCAGCCGAGGTAAAGTTATAGAGGATGTGGCAATAGCAACAATAGATAAAGGTACACTTGAGGATGCGTTGAGCGGAATAATAGTAAGAGATTGTGCTCTTCTCAAGATTGATAAGGATGTACCACCTGAACTTATCAGGCAGAGGCTTAAGGTTAGAGATTGCGCCAAAGTCACCTGTACAAGCGAACAAAAAGCTGCGGTAAGCTCTGTATCCAGCGACGTTGCTTTTATAGGAACAGATAGTATAAAATCATTATTTGGAAACCTCTTTGGAAGCGGGGCAGAGGAAAGCTATGATAATACAGCTCCTTCAGCCTTCGAGGATGATACCAAATATATTAATGCTGAATACTATGAACTTTAAATGTTTGTAAGGATACATCGCTCCATATACGAGGACCTGGTCCAATAATCTAAATATATTAACAGCAAGGAACAATTCTATGAAAAAAGATATAAAGGCCGTTATTTTTGACTTGGACGGCACACTGACAGATACAGAGAAATTCTATCAAAAGGCATGGCCTGAGGCACTAGCTCATTTCGGCTATAAATGTGAGCCCTGGATGCCCCTAGAACTAAGATCTCTTGGAAGACCTTTTGCACCTGAGAAGTTCAAAGAATGGTTTGGCCAGGATTTTGATTACAACAAGGTCAGAGAATATAG
The sequence above is a segment of the Butyrivibrio proteoclasticus B316 genome. Coding sequences within it:
- a CDS encoding glycoside hydrolase family 2 TIM barrel-domain containing protein, whose protein sequence is MDKFEYSFIADPEVFKDNVLPAHGDFVSFATEDELAEGDTSLRISLNGLWKFHYAKNYRAVVPGFEKEDYDCDFWDDIHVPAHMQMEGYDIPAYINVQYPWDGHEKIELGQVPEEFNPVGSYVKYFNLPVQWNGQTVHVVFDGVESGYALWLNGHYVGYSEDTFTPSEFDLTPFLKEGVNKLAVQVFKWTSSSWMEDQDFFRFSGIYRNVFLQLIPSAHLEDVKIRTLLNDEFTEAELEVTYKTSGQGNLEYKLYRNNHPVVWGKVELPGDRTENVVKDKVTSPMLWSAEDPQLYQLVIKVTDEDGNVLEVVSQNVGFRRFEMKDGLMLINGKRIVFKGVNRHEFSCDSGRVVSYEDTLKDIITMKRNNINAIRTSHYQNSAAIYELCDIYGLYMIAENNLESHGSWSHLGNEAAIPYAIPGSRENCMEMMLDRINSTYQLDKNHPSVLIWSIGNESHGGKVPYEMSQLFRKLDPDRLVHYEGICHDRTYNDTSDMESQMYPPVVAIEKFLSEHPEKPFICCEYSHAMANSIGGMFKYTDLAEREPRYQGGFIWDFIDQTIRAKNCFGEDYQAYGGDHGERPTDYSFSGNGIVNSDREPYAKMQDVKFNYQNIRVTVERDKVKVVNNSLFTNTSEYDCLVILERDGKKLLEKHMATAVEPLSEKEYELPEAITARMSVMGVEGYNENGPFPLDEYVVTVSFRLRDDSLWAERGHEVAFGQGVFRLAASTSICCAPLKVIKGDYNIGVKGNHFSVMFSRDKGNITSYNYGGKELIQGLGLPRPNFWRAPVENDRGNNLAGRYAQWKIASSYASTAPIYEESTGYVNGSMEERWQYPKVIEDTNSVSVVCKFYLPTTPAASVLVTYTVTGDGRVWIKEEYEPVKGLTPMPEFGMLFRFSPEFNKVEYYGNGPMENYVDRNRGAKLGIFNTTTTEAMEKYLLPEETGNRTGVRWAKVTDNRGRGLLFEAPDTMNFSAIPYLPDELEAADHPYELPRVTKTIVRCSCMQMGIAGDDTWGAKTHPEFLLPNDEKLTFVMSFRGI
- a CDS encoding lactate utilization protein; the protein is MNENITKRNELLAKKVIAGLESRNMSGYYAADKEEALKKALELIPEGSSVTMGGAMSAHEIGLVEAVKNGNYNFIDRETAKTPEEKRAAMLKGYDADVFLVSANAMTEDGVIVNIDGNSNRVSMIAQGPKKVVFIVGMNKICDDIDGAMKRARNVAAPINVQRFGLNTPCAKTGSCMNCKSPDTICCQFLITRFSRHKDRIHVILVNDNLGF
- a CDS encoding RNA polymerase sigma factor; its protein translation is MTHSAIFNIVLEGKILVLRCFDGYSSTQIGQLLGLPPGTVRSKLHEARKHLKDML